The following proteins are encoded in a genomic region of Hippoglossus hippoglossus isolate fHipHip1 chromosome 3, fHipHip1.pri, whole genome shotgun sequence:
- the slc35c1 gene encoding GDP-fucose transporter 1 isoform X1 produces MLRYSNSGRTFPLRVAMNRTHMKRFNILKMALWGSGGSEPGGQEETFLYRSLKIASVVALYWFISITMVFLNNYLLDDKDLEAPLFVTFFQCLVSVVLCGFMQLLAKLCPWLIDFPPVRFDLKTSREVLPLSVVFISMITFNNLCLKNVGVAFYTVGRSLTTVFNVMLSYVILKQTTSLQAVMCCGIILGGFWLGVDQEGVAGSLSWSGIFFGVIASACVSLNAIYTKKVMPAVDGNIWKLSYYNNINACLLFLPLMLVFGEFGRLYSFNRITDMGFWGMMIFGGVFGFGIGYVTGLQIKFTSPLTHNVSGTAKACAQTVIAVVYYSSTKSLLWWTSNMMVLSGSSAYTIVKSREMKGSPRKEPQDSTKEKLLPEEKDGVGV; encoded by the exons ATGCTCCGCTACTCTAACTCCGGCCGGACCTTCCCGCTCCGTGTCGCCATGAACAGGACGCACATGAAGCGGTTCAATATCTTGAAGATGGCGCTGTGGGGCTCCGGGGGCTCGGAGCCGGGCGGCCAGGAGGAGACCTTCCTGTACCGGTCGCTGAAGATCGCGTCGGTGGTGGCGCTCTACTGGTTCATCTCCATCACGATGGTGTTCCTCAACAACTACCTGCTGGACGACAAGGACCTGGAGGCGCCGCTGTTCGTCACGTTCTTCCAGTGCCTGGTGTCCGTGGTGCTGTGCGGCTTCATGCAGCTGCTGGCCAAGCTGTGCCCGTGGCTCATCGACTTCCCCCCGGTCCGGTTCGACCTGAAGACGTCCCGGGAGGTGCTGCCCCTGTCCGTGGTCTTCATCAGCATGATCACCTTCAACAACCTGTGCCTGAAGAACGTCGGGGTGGCCTTCTACACGGTGGGTCGGTCCCTCACCACGGTGTTCAACGTGATGCTGTCCTACGTGATCCTGAAGCAGACCACGTCCCTGCAAGCTGTCATGTGCTGCGGCATCATCCTGG GTGGATTCTGGCTCGGTGTGGACCAGGAAGGTGTAGCAGGGTCCCTCTCCTGGTCGGGGATTTTCTTCGGGGTCATTGCCAGCGCCTGTGTTAGCCTCAATGCCATCTACACCAAGAAGGTGATGCCAGCAGTGGACGGTAACATCTGGAAACTGTCCTACTACAACAACATCAAcgcctgcctcctcttcctgccgCTCATGCTCGTCTTCGGAGAGTTCGGTCGTCTCTACAGCTTCAACCGTATCACTGACATGGGCTTCTGGGGCATGATGATCTTCGGAGGAGTGTTCGGTTTCGGCATCGGCTACGTCACGGGTCTCCAGATCAAGTTCACCAGCCCGCTCACACACAACGTCTCGGGGACAGCGAAAGCCTGTGCGCAGACTGTCATCGCAGTGGTGTATTACTCGTCGACCAAAAGCCTGCTGTGGTGGACCAGTAACATGATGGTTCTCAGCGGCTCGTCGGCCTACACCATCGTGAAAAGTCGAGAAATGAAGGGCAGCCCCCGTAAAGAGCCTCAGGACTCAACCAAAGAAAAACTGCTTCCAGAGGAGAAAGACGGCGTTGGAGTTTGA
- the slc35c1 gene encoding GDP-fucose transporter 1 isoform X2, with protein sequence MKRFNILKMALWGSGGSEPGGQEETFLYRSLKIASVVALYWFISITMVFLNNYLLDDKDLEAPLFVTFFQCLVSVVLCGFMQLLAKLCPWLIDFPPVRFDLKTSREVLPLSVVFISMITFNNLCLKNVGVAFYTVGRSLTTVFNVMLSYVILKQTTSLQAVMCCGIILGGFWLGVDQEGVAGSLSWSGIFFGVIASACVSLNAIYTKKVMPAVDGNIWKLSYYNNINACLLFLPLMLVFGEFGRLYSFNRITDMGFWGMMIFGGVFGFGIGYVTGLQIKFTSPLTHNVSGTAKACAQTVIAVVYYSSTKSLLWWTSNMMVLSGSSAYTIVKSREMKGSPRKEPQDSTKEKLLPEEKDGVGV encoded by the exons ATGAAGCGGTTCAATATCTTGAAGATGGCGCTGTGGGGCTCCGGGGGCTCGGAGCCGGGCGGCCAGGAGGAGACCTTCCTGTACCGGTCGCTGAAGATCGCGTCGGTGGTGGCGCTCTACTGGTTCATCTCCATCACGATGGTGTTCCTCAACAACTACCTGCTGGACGACAAGGACCTGGAGGCGCCGCTGTTCGTCACGTTCTTCCAGTGCCTGGTGTCCGTGGTGCTGTGCGGCTTCATGCAGCTGCTGGCCAAGCTGTGCCCGTGGCTCATCGACTTCCCCCCGGTCCGGTTCGACCTGAAGACGTCCCGGGAGGTGCTGCCCCTGTCCGTGGTCTTCATCAGCATGATCACCTTCAACAACCTGTGCCTGAAGAACGTCGGGGTGGCCTTCTACACGGTGGGTCGGTCCCTCACCACGGTGTTCAACGTGATGCTGTCCTACGTGATCCTGAAGCAGACCACGTCCCTGCAAGCTGTCATGTGCTGCGGCATCATCCTGG GTGGATTCTGGCTCGGTGTGGACCAGGAAGGTGTAGCAGGGTCCCTCTCCTGGTCGGGGATTTTCTTCGGGGTCATTGCCAGCGCCTGTGTTAGCCTCAATGCCATCTACACCAAGAAGGTGATGCCAGCAGTGGACGGTAACATCTGGAAACTGTCCTACTACAACAACATCAAcgcctgcctcctcttcctgccgCTCATGCTCGTCTTCGGAGAGTTCGGTCGTCTCTACAGCTTCAACCGTATCACTGACATGGGCTTCTGGGGCATGATGATCTTCGGAGGAGTGTTCGGTTTCGGCATCGGCTACGTCACGGGTCTCCAGATCAAGTTCACCAGCCCGCTCACACACAACGTCTCGGGGACAGCGAAAGCCTGTGCGCAGACTGTCATCGCAGTGGTGTATTACTCGTCGACCAAAAGCCTGCTGTGGTGGACCAGTAACATGATGGTTCTCAGCGGCTCGTCGGCCTACACCATCGTGAAAAGTCGAGAAATGAAGGGCAGCCCCCGTAAAGAGCCTCAGGACTCAACCAAAGAAAAACTGCTTCCAGAGGAGAAAGACGGCGTTGGAGTTTGA